The Mytilus edulis chromosome 12, xbMytEdul2.2, whole genome shotgun sequence genome contains a region encoding:
- the LOC139499345 gene encoding ankyrin repeat domain-containing protein 34A-like has protein sequence MENVLAKALSTGQLKLAKMLIEGGQNVNFCNSSGVTPLMLACSLDVDDKHIQRKLQLVKYILDRKANLTAVDNIGRTALMYALFSGCKQTIQLIKSHGLVQSVNIPSNTRRAKFRDQELFASVTGDGLTSVFFYV, from the coding sequence ATGGAAAACGTATTAGCAAAGGCTCTTTCTACAGGGCAGTTGAAACTAGCAAAGATGCTTATTGAAGGAGGacaaaatgttaatttttgtaaCTCATCAGGTGTTACACCTCTTATGCTTGCGTGTAGTCTAGATGTGGATGATAAACATATACAGAGGAAACTACAGCTGGTAAAATATATCCTTGATAGAAAAGCAAACTTAACTGCGGTGGATAATATTGGACGAACAGCTTTAATGTATGCATTGTTTTCAGGATGTAAACAAACAATACAGTTAATTAAAAGTCATGGACTGGTGCAATCCGTCAACATTCCTTCGAATACCAGGAGAGCTAAATTCAGAGACCAAGAACTTTTTGCAAGTGTAACAGGAGACGGTTTGACCTCAGTATTTTTCTATGtataa